Genomic segment of Methanoculleus horonobensis:
GATGGGGACGGTAAGTTGTAAAAAAAGAGTGCTCCGGGGGCATTCCCCCGGAAGATCCGCTTACTGGTATTCCGGGGGCTGGATATCTTTCGGCAGCCCGCCCTTGAAGTGCTGCTGCACCTTCCCGTAGTACTGCCGCAGCCGCTCGTTCATCGTCGCGTGCACCTTCTCCCGTGCCCGCTCGAAGTGCGAAGGGCTCACGACGGCAGCACTCTCCCGCATGGCGAGCATGGCCGCCTCCCGGGCGAGCGCCTCGAGATCCGAGCCGACGAACCCCTCGGTGTCGGTTGCTATCTTCTTGAGGAGGAGGGCCCGTGCGGGATCGTCGAAAGTCACCTTCTGCTGCGCGAAGAGATCGACGAGTTTCTTCCGCCGGACGTGGTTTGCAAGCCCCTCGTCTTCGGTCGGTGCAATCGCAGCGCGGTGCTCCTTCAGCTCTTCGGCGCTCACCTGGCGGTTCGCTCCCACGGCGAGAACCAGGTCTTCGAGATCGTTCTCGGTGAGCCCCTCCGTCATCGCCACGAGGTCTTCCATCTTCGAGCCCTCGATCGGTATATAGCGGGTGTGGATGGAGAGGATCTTCTGCCGGTCTTCCCGCCCGGGCTCGCCGATGTAGACGAGCCGGTCGAACCGTCCGGGCCGGAGAAGCGCCGGATCGACCATGTCGGGACGGTTGGTCGCACCCATCACCACCACGCCCCGGAGTTCCTCGAGGCCGTCGATCTCGGTCAGGATCTGGTTTAGGACGCTCTCGACCACGTGCGACTCTGTGCCGCCGCCCCGGGCGGGGGCGAGGGCGTCGAGTTCGTCGAAGAAGATGATCGACGGCGCCACCTGCCGGGCCTTCTTGAAGATCTCCCGGACCGCCCGCTCGCTCTCCCCGACCCACTTCGAGAGGAGCTGGGGGCCTTTGACCGGGACGAAGTTCGCCCCGCTCTCGCTCGCGACCGCCTTCGCGATCAGGGTCTTACCCGTCCCCGGCGGGCCGTAGAGGAGGACACCCTTCGGCGGCTCGATACCGAGGTTCTCGAACCGCTCGCGCTCGGTGAGCGGATACTCCACCGCCTCGCGGATATCCTGCTTCGCCTCTTCGAGGCCTCCGACATCCGCCCAGGTGGTGTGGGGGACTTCGAGGAGGATCTCCCGCATGGCGCTCGGGCCCACGTCGCGGAGAGCATCGCGGAAGTCCCTGCCCTGCACCTCCATCTTCTCGAGGATCTCCGGCGGAATCTCGTCGGCTTCGAGATCGATCTCGGGGAGGTAGCGCCGCAGTGCCTTGATCGCCGCCTCACGGGCGAGTGCGGCGAGATCCGCCCCGACGAACCCGTGGGTCTGCTGGGCGACGTCGGCGATCGTCACGTCGTCCGCAAGCGGCATGCCCCGGGTGTGGATCTGGAGAACCTGGATCCGGTCATCCTCTGCCGGTACCCCGATCTCGATCTCCCGGTCGAATCGCCCGGGACGGCGCAGCGCAGGGTCGATGGCGTCGAGCCGGTTCGTGGCCCCGATCACCACGACCTGACCGCGCTCCTCGAGGCCGTCCATCATCGTCAGGAGCTGGGCGACCACCCGGCGCTCGACCTCCCCGGTCACCTCCTCGCGCCGTGGTGCGATCGAGTCGAGCTCGTCGATGAAGATGATCGCAGGAGCGTGCTGCCGTGCATCCTCAAAGACCTCACGGAGCCGCTGCTCGCTCTCGCCGTAGTACTTCGAGATCACCTCCGGCCCCGCGATCGAGATGAAGTGGGCGCCGCTCTCGCTCGCGACCGCCTTTGCGATCAGGGTCTTACCCGTTCCCGGCGGGCCGTAGAGGAGGACGCCCTTCGGCGGCTCGATGCCGAGCTTCCGAAAGATCTCCGGGTGGCGCATCGGCAGTTCGATCGTCTCGCGGACCCGCTGCAGCTCGCCCTTGAGGCCGCCGATATCCTCGTAGCTGATCCTCTTGACCCCCTCGAATCCAGCCGCAGGCTTCTCGGAGAACTCTATCTTCGTGTTCTTGGTGATGATCACGGCGTTCTCCGGCTCGACCACCACGGCCTTGAACGCGACGAGCTGGGGCTGCATGAACGGGAGCCCGGCCTGGATCGGAACGGAGTCGTTCTTGACGACCGGAAAGTCGATCAGCTTGTTGACGACGCTGCCGTAGTTGATGGGGAGCTGTTTGGGGAGGTCCTCGGGCGGCGCGAGCACGACCCGTTTCGCCTCGGCCTCCTCATCGAGCGTTCGTATCTTGACCCGGTCGCCTATGCTCGCACCGGTATTGAGCCGGGTGAAGTTATCGATCCGAACTTTGCCCTGGTGCCAGTCGTTCACCATGGCGCGCCAGACCTTCGCTACGGTGCGACGCTTTCCTTCGATGGCGACGAGGTCTCCCGGGTTGAGCCGAAGCTGCAACATGGTGTCAGGGTCAAGCCGTGCCTTGCCTGCCCCCTGATCCTCCGGATAAGCGCTATCTACCTTCAAGTATATCTCGGGCATTACCTCTAGTTCTTATATTTCGGGGATTTATAAGTACTGGAGAGCATGAACGTACTTCTCTTCGACCCGTTCAACGGAGCCGCAGGCGACATGATCATCGGAACCCTTCTCGATCTCGGGGCCGACGAAGGACTTGTCCGGGCAGCCATGCGTTCCGTCGTCGGGGAACCGACGATCGAGCGGGTAGACCGTTCCGGGATCCGTGCCGTCCAGGTGAGAACGCACGCCCCGGTCGATCACCGCACCCTTGAGGAGGTGCTCGACCGGGTGGCCGGAAGCGACGCTCCCGCACCCGCAAGGGAGATGGCGCGGCGGGTCTTCCTCCGGATACACCGGGCCGAGGAGAGTATCCATGGAGAGGGAGCGCACTTCCACGAGGTGGGTGCGGACGACGCGATCGCCGACGTGGTTGGTGCCTGCACCGCCCTCTCCTCCCTCGCCCCCGACGGTGTCGCCGTCCGCCCGGTCGCACTCGGCCGGGGGTTTGCGGTCGGCGCCCACGGCACCTTCCCTGTCCCGGCCCCCGCGACGGTCGCAATCCTCGCCGGATCGGATCTCGCGACCATTCCCGGGGATGAGGAGCGGGAACTCTGCACCCCGACGGGAGCCGCGCTCCTCGCCGAGTTCTCGACCGTCCGGCCCGAAGACCTCGGCCCGGCGGGGATCCGGGCGGTCGGCTACGGGGCGGGGAGCAGGAACCCCCCGGGAAGGCCGAACGTCCTCCGGTCGATGCTCCTCTCTACTAAAGATGCCCCGGGAGGCGACCGGGTGGACATCCTCGAGACGAACGTCGACGACGTCACCGGGGAAGCCCTCGCCTACACCATCGCCTGCCTGATGGAAGAAGGGGCACGGGACGCAAGCGTTACTCCCGTGGTGATGAAGAAGGGGCGGAGCGGCCACCTCGTCCGGGTGATCTGCCGCCCCGACGCGACCGACCATCTCATGGGAGTGATGGCGCGGGAACTCGGGACGCTCGGGATCCGGTGCATCCCGATGGTGCACCGGGCCGTCGCGGAACGGACGATCGAACCGGTCACGGTGACCGTCCGGGGGAAGGAGGCGACGATCGACGTGAAGTGCGGCTGGTGTGAGGGGAAGATCGTCTCGTTCAAGGCGGAGTACGAACAGGCGGCGGCGTGCGCACGGGAGACCGGACTCCCGTTCCGGGAGGTCGCCGGAACGGTCGAGGCGGCAGCACGCCGGATCTTCGTCGAACGGGGTGTGCTCGAACCATGAAGACCGACCGGATCAGCACGGGAAGCACGGCGTTCGACGACCTCCTCGGCGGCGGGCTCGAGCGGCGG
This window contains:
- a CDS encoding CDC48 family AAA ATPase; amino-acid sequence: MPEIYLKVDSAYPEDQGAGKARLDPDTMLQLRLNPGDLVAIEGKRRTVAKVWRAMVNDWHQGKVRIDNFTRLNTGASIGDRVKIRTLDEEAEAKRVVLAPPEDLPKQLPINYGSVVNKLIDFPVVKNDSVPIQAGLPFMQPQLVAFKAVVVEPENAVIITKNTKIEFSEKPAAGFEGVKRISYEDIGGLKGELQRVRETIELPMRHPEIFRKLGIEPPKGVLLYGPPGTGKTLIAKAVASESGAHFISIAGPEVISKYYGESEQRLREVFEDARQHAPAIIFIDELDSIAPRREEVTGEVERRVVAQLLTMMDGLEERGQVVVIGATNRLDAIDPALRRPGRFDREIEIGVPAEDDRIQVLQIHTRGMPLADDVTIADVAQQTHGFVGADLAALAREAAIKALRRYLPEIDLEADEIPPEILEKMEVQGRDFRDALRDVGPSAMREILLEVPHTTWADVGGLEEAKQDIREAVEYPLTERERFENLGIEPPKGVLLYGPPGTGKTLIAKAVASESGANFVPVKGPQLLSKWVGESERAVREIFKKARQVAPSIIFFDELDALAPARGGGTESHVVESVLNQILTEIDGLEELRGVVVMGATNRPDMVDPALLRPGRFDRLVYIGEPGREDRQKILSIHTRYIPIEGSKMEDLVAMTEGLTENDLEDLVLAVGANRQVSAEELKEHRAAIAPTEDEGLANHVRRKKLVDLFAQQKVTFDDPARALLLKKIATDTEGFVGSDLEALAREAAMLAMRESAAVVSPSHFERAREKVHATMNERLRQYYGKVQQHFKGGLPKDIQPPEYQ
- the larC gene encoding nickel pincer cofactor biosynthesis protein LarC, giving the protein MNVLLFDPFNGAAGDMIIGTLLDLGADEGLVRAAMRSVVGEPTIERVDRSGIRAVQVRTHAPVDHRTLEEVLDRVAGSDAPAPAREMARRVFLRIHRAEESIHGEGAHFHEVGADDAIADVVGACTALSSLAPDGVAVRPVALGRGFAVGAHGTFPVPAPATVAILAGSDLATIPGDEERELCTPTGAALLAEFSTVRPEDLGPAGIRAVGYGAGSRNPPGRPNVLRSMLLSTKDAPGGDRVDILETNVDDVTGEALAYTIACLMEEGARDASVTPVVMKKGRSGHLVRVICRPDATDHLMGVMARELGTLGIRCIPMVHRAVAERTIEPVTVTVRGKEATIDVKCGWCEGKIVSFKAEYEQAAACARETGLPFREVAGTVEAAARRIFVERGVLEP